A single region of the Anaerolineales bacterium genome encodes:
- a CDS encoding NADH-quinone oxidoreductase subunit M, giving the protein MLLTAILIIPTLAAFFILFLLKDEQKTETRLIAAFATATCLVLSALVYIEMMQPTNIAAANTAALKGLSFFVQEVNIPWLPALGISYHVGADGISAPMVLLTGLAAFGGVLISWKIEHRLREFMAFFLLLVVGVYGVFVSLDVFLLFFWYEFAIFPMYFLIAGWGWKPTREYAAMKLTLYILIGSFFALIGLLVMYFSAGSFFSGNEAALATLRTTLGDPNHPAYSFSFQHFEVASRWQQIAGAVGPFDVAGSSGVSVARFWFPMVFIGFGVLAGMFPFHNWSPDGHVAAPTAVSMIHAGVLMKLGAYAALRIGVQLLPEGAKVHLPWIILLTAVNVVYGAFIAYRQRDFKYVIGFSSVSHMGLVMLGISTMNLTGLTGAGLQMFSHGVMTAMFFSCVGMVYDRAHTRDIPSLGGFGKVMPFVAFAFILGGLVSMGMPGFSGFIAEFPIFTGLWHGPVFAQGGAILNPAFQTTYFPNFTYYTIIAIVCVVGIILTAGYVLRVVQLVFFGEFNKARYPDVGDVTIIDKSALVLLGVWLVILGVYPQIMTGMLQAGMSPIVKALGG; this is encoded by the coding sequence ATGTTACTGACAGCAATTCTGATCATACCGACATTGGCGGCGTTCTTCATTCTGTTTTTACTAAAAGACGAACAGAAAACGGAAACCCGCCTCATTGCAGCTTTTGCCACGGCAACCTGCCTTGTCCTCTCGGCGCTCGTCTACATCGAGATGATGCAGCCGACGAACATTGCGGCGGCGAACACCGCTGCCTTGAAGGGCTTATCCTTCTTCGTTCAAGAGGTGAACATCCCCTGGCTGCCTGCGCTTGGCATCAGCTACCACGTTGGGGCGGATGGTATCAGCGCCCCGATGGTACTGCTGACCGGGTTAGCGGCGTTCGGTGGCGTCCTCATCTCGTGGAAGATCGAACACCGTCTGCGGGAATTCATGGCGTTCTTTCTCCTCTTGGTGGTCGGCGTCTATGGGGTGTTCGTTTCGCTGGATGTGTTCCTCCTGTTTTTCTGGTACGAATTCGCCATCTTCCCGATGTACTTCCTCATCGCCGGGTGGGGTTGGAAACCAACCCGCGAATACGCGGCGATGAAACTGACCCTCTACATCCTGATTGGGTCGTTCTTCGCCTTGATTGGGCTGCTGGTGATGTATTTTTCGGCAGGGAGTTTCTTCAGCGGCAACGAGGCGGCGTTAGCCACCCTGCGCACGACGCTTGGCGACCCCAACCATCCGGCGTACAGCTTCAGCTTTCAACATTTCGAGGTCGCCTCGCGCTGGCAGCAGATTGCTGGGGCGGTGGGTCCCTTTGATGTGGCAGGATCAAGCGGGGTCAGCGTCGCCCGCTTCTGGTTTCCGATGGTCTTTATCGGCTTTGGTGTGTTGGCGGGCATGTTCCCCTTCCACAACTGGAGTCCTGATGGTCACGTTGCCGCCCCTACAGCGGTCTCGATGATCCACGCTGGCGTGCTGATGAAACTGGGTGCCTATGCTGCCCTGCGGATCGGTGTGCAGCTTCTGCCCGAAGGGGCGAAAGTCCATTTACCATGGATCATCTTGCTGACGGCGGTAAATGTCGTTTATGGGGCGTTCATTGCCTATCGCCAGCGCGACTTCAAGTATGTCATTGGCTTTTCCTCGGTCAGCCATATGGGGCTGGTTATGCTAGGGATCAGCACGATGAACTTGACCGGGCTGACCGGCGCAGGCTTGCAGATGTTCAGCCATGGGGTCATGACGGCGATGTTCTTCTCTTGCGTGGGGATGGTCTATGACCGTGCGCACACGCGGGATATTCCCTCGCTAGGGGGTTTTGGGAAGGTGATGCCCTTTGTGGCGTTCGCCTTCATCTTGGGCGGGTTGGTTTCGATGGGAATGCCTGGGTTCAGCGGCTTCATTGCCGAGTTCCCCATCTTCACAGGGTTGTGGCATGGCCCTGTCTTTGCGCAAGGGGGGGCAATCTTGAATCCCGCCTTCCAAACGACCTACTTCCCCAACTTTACCTACTACACAATCATTGCTATCGTCTGCGTAGTCGGGATCATCCTGACCGCTGGTTATGTCCTGCGTGTTGTGCAGCTTGTCTTTTTTGGGGAGTTCAACAAAGCCCGCTACCCCGATGTTGGGGATGTGACCATCATCGACAAATCGGCGTTGGTCTTGCTCGGTGTGTGGCTGGTGATTTTGGGCGTCTATCCGCAAATTATGACGGGCATGTTGCAAGCGGGCATGTCACCCATCGTTAAGGCGCTTGGAGGCTAA